The Populus alba chromosome 4, ASM523922v2, whole genome shotgun sequence genome contains a region encoding:
- the LOC118047336 gene encoding wings apart-like protein 1 isoform X2 has product MFVRTYGRRNRGGDDTVSDHNYSFSESQESPSNQDFFSSNFPFSSQESTSYSIDPDPYSFDENPIPSGVVRRKSKKARHSKSKSERPNGGKIGNSNVLTSSTTLMEAQEFGEMMEHVDEVNFSLDGLKKGQPLRIKRASLLSLLRVCGTQQQRRLLRTQGMAKTIIDAILSLSLDDSTSNLAAAALFYVLTSDGQDEHVLESPTSIHFLIRLLKPIISTATEDKARNIGSKLLSLRKESDILRDTSKLADSTSTAIAAKVQEILVNCKEMKSHCGDDSRMERPELSPKWIALLSMEKACLSKISFEDTSGMVRKTGGNFKEKLRELGGLDAVFEVIMNCHFVMKRWTEHHSPSIQEHDMHLSSLVLLLKCLKIMENATFLSKDNQTHLLGMRGNSDSHGHRLSFTKIIISVIKILSSLHLLKSSAAASSVGNRCSLSERSDHASDLVLIDDYRVDSNGVISISSSSNNCNEARTSSEKSLNVSQNSIARLRLSASSSETATPFIGNTCQLKMRIHPSMSSSCSETLRSYESNGSRTIFGLVEKPNSRKDARSELLDDSQDPYTFDEDDFQPSKWDLLSGKQKISRTRNGRVNSREVENGYQYKLPSQEELSNGENWLQKSSNGEQYHSQKSSQCSVPDEEHSSLLSDCLLTAIKVLMNLTNDNPIGCQQIAVCGGLETMSTLIAGHFPSFSSSISLVGEMQEDDSSIEPDNQNDVHLTDQELDFLVAILGLLVNLVEKDGDNRSRLAATSVPLSILEGSEDESRKDVIPLLCSIFLANQGAGDAAGEGNVVSWNDEAAVLQGEKEAEKMIVEAYSALVLAFLSTESKSIRDSIADCLPNRNLVILVPVLERFVAFHLTLNMISPETHKAVTEVIESCRI; this is encoded by the exons ATGTTCGTTAGAACGTACGGTCGGCGAAACCGAGGGGGAGACGACACCGTGTCTGACCACAATTACTCCTTCAGTGAATCTCAAGAAAGCCCATCCAATCAAGATTTCTTCAGCAGTAACTTCCCTTTCTCATCTCAAGAATCCACCTCTTATTCTATCGATCCCGATCCCTACAGTTTCGACGAAAATCCCATCCCAAGCGGTGTCGTTCGAAGGAAATCGAAGAAGGCAAGGCATAGTAAGTCAAAATCTGAGAGACCCAATGGTGGAAAGATTGGGAATTCAAATGTCTTGACTAGTTCGACGACGTTAATGGAGGCGCAAGAGTTTGGGGAAATGATGGAGCATGTTGATGAGGTTAACTTTTCACTTGATGGGTTAAAGAAAGGACAGCCTTTAAGGATTAAGAGAGCTAGTTTGTTGTCTTTGTTAAGAGTTTGTGGGACTCAACAACAGAGACGGCTTTTGAGGACTCAAGG GATGGCCAAGACAATAATTGATGCTATTTTGAGCCTCAGCTTGGATGATTCAACAAGCAATCTGGCTGCTGCTGCACTCTTCTATGTTTTGACTAGTGAT GGTCAAGATGAACATGTTTTAGAGTCACCAACTTccattcattttcttattagaTTGTTAAAGCCCATCATTTCCACTGCTACTGAAGATAAGGCTCGAAATATAGGCAGCAAGCTTTTATCATTACGCAAGGAGTCTGACATCTTACGAGATACAAGTAAGCTGGCAGATTCTACCTCTACTGCCATTGCTGCCAAAGTTCAAGAAATTCTTGTTAATTGCAAGGAAATGAAGTCACATTGCGGTGATGATAGTAGAATGGAGAGGCCAGAATTGTCTCCAAAATGGATTGCATTGCTATCCATGGAGAAAGCTTGTTTATCTAAGATATCTTTTGAAG ATACATCTGGCATGGTAAGGAAGACAGGGGGCAACTTTAAGGAGAAGTTACGTGAGCTTGGAGGACTTGATGCTGTCTTTGAGGTCATCATGAATTGTCACTTTGTTATGAAG AGGTGGACAGAACATCATTCACCTTCCATTCAGGAACATGACATGCATCTGTCGAGCCTGGTGCTGCTTCTgaaatgtttgaaaattatggaAAATGCTACATTCTTAAGTAAAGATAACCAG ACTCATTTGCTTGGAATGAGGGGGAACTCAGATTCTCATGGGCATCGGCTATCTTTTACTAAAATCATTATAAGCGTCATCAAAATTCTATCCA GTCTTCATCTGCTCAAGAGTTCTGCTGCTGCTTCCAGTGTCGGAAACCGTTGTAGTCTTTCTGAAAGAAGTGATCATGCTTCTGATTTGGTCTTAATTGATGACTACAGAG TAGACAGCAATGGAGTTATAAGCATCAGTTCTTCTTCGAATAACTGCAATGAAGCGAGGACCTCCTCTGAGAAAAGCTTAAATGTATCTCAGAATTCCATTGCCCGGTTGAGGCTTTCTGCCTCCAGTTCTGAAACTGCCACACCATTTATTGGAAATACTTGTCAACTGAAGATGAGAATACATCCTTCCATGTCCAGCTCATGTAGCGAGACATTGAGGAGTTATGAGAGCAATGGGTCAAGGACCATATTTGGCCTTGTTGAGAAACCTAATAGTAGGAAAGATGCCAGGAGTGAGCTCTTAGATGATAGCCAAGATCCATATACATTTGATGAAGATGATTTTCAGCCCTCAAAGTGGGACTTGCTCTCTGGGAAACAGAAAATCTCTCGAACTCGTAATGGTAGGGTAAACTCCAGAGAAGTTGAAAATGGGTATCAATATAAGCTACCGAGTCAGGAAGAATTAAGTAATGGTGAAAATTGGCTACAAAAATCAAGTAATGGTGAACAATATCATTCACAGAAAAGCTCTCAGTGCAGTGTTCCTGATGAAGAACATTCCAGCCTTCTGTCTGACTGTCTTCTTACTGCTATCAAG GTTCTAATGAATTTAACAAATGACAATCCTATTGGCTGTCAACAAATTGCTGTCTGTGGAGGGCTGGAGACTATGTCTACTCTGATTGCTGGCCACTTCCCCTCATTCAGCTCATCTATATCCCTTGTTGGTGAGATGCAAGAGGACGATTCAAGCATTGAACCTGACAATCAGAATGATGTTCATCTCACTGATCAAGAGTTGGATTTTCTTGTTGCTATATTGGGCCTACTTGTGAACTTGGTAGAAAAGGATGGGGATAACAG ATCAAGGCTCGCTGCAACAAGTGTTCCTCTGTCAATCTTGGAAGGGTCAGAAGATGAGAGTCGCAAGGATGTAATTCCACTACTGTGCTCCATCTTCCTAGCCAACCAAGGTGCAGGTGATGCAGCTGGAGAAGGAAATGTGGTGTCATGG AACGATGAGGCAGCTGTTTTACAAGGAGAGAAAGAAGCAGAAAAGATGATTGTCGAAGCTTATTCAGCACTGGTACTTGCATTCCTATCAACTGAAAG CAAGAGCATACGTGATTCCATTGCTGATTGCCTCCCAAATCGCAACCTGGTTATCCTTGTTCCTGTGCTGGAGAGATTtgtg gCCTTTCACTTGACATTAAACATGATATCACCGGAGACTCATAAAGCTGTGACCGAAGTGATCGAATCATGTAGAATCTGA
- the LOC118047335 gene encoding RNA polymerase II C-terminal domain phosphatase-like 1 isoform X2, with amino-acid sequence MHLGGEELHLVAMPSRSNERQHPCFWGFSVAPGLYDSCLVMLNLRCLGIVFDLDETLIVANTMRSFEDRIDALQRKISTEVDPQRILGMLSEVKRYQDDKNILKQYVENDQVVENGKVIKTQSEVVPALSDNHQPMVRPLIRLQEKNIILTRINPQIRDTSVLVRLRPAWEDLRSYLTARGRKRFEVYVCTMAERDYALEMWRLLDPESNLINSKELLDRIVCVKSGLRKSLFNVFQDGICHPKMALVIDDRLKVWDERDQSRVHVVPAFAPYYAPQAEVNNAVPVLCVARNVACNVRGGFFKEFDEGLLQKIPEVAYEDDTNNIPSPPDVSNYLVSEDDASAVNGNRDQLPFDGMADSEVERQLKEAVSASSAILSTIPSTVSSLDPRLLQSLQYTIASSSSSMPTSQPSMLASQQPMPALQPPKPPSQLSMTPFPNTQFPQVAPSVKQLGQVVPPEPSLQSSPAREEGEVPESELDPDTRRRLLILQHGHDSRDNAPSESPFPARPSTQVSAPRVQSVGSWVPVEEEMSPRQLNRTPREFPLDSDPMNIEKHRPHHPSFFHKVESNIPSDRMIHENQRLPKEATYRDDRMKPNHSTSNYPSFQGEESPLSRSSSNRDLDLESERAFSSTETPVEVLQEIAMKCGTKVEFRPALIATSDLQFSIETWFVGEKVGEGTGKTRREAQRQAAEGSIKKLAGMYMSRVKPDSGPMLGDSSRYPSANDNGSLGDMNSFGNQPLLKDENITYSATSEPSRLLDQRLEGSKKSMGSVTALKEFCMTEGLGVNFLAQTPLSTNSIPGEEVHAQVEIDGQVLGKGIGLTWDEAKMQAAEKALGSLRTMFGQYTPKRQGSPRLMQGMPNKRLKQEFPRALQRMPSSARYHKNAPPVP; translated from the exons ATGCATCTGGGAGGGGAGGAGCTCCATTTGGTTGCAATGCCCTCCAGGAGTAATGAAAGACAGCATCCATGTTTCTGGGGATTCAGTGTTGCACCAGGACTTTATGACTCTTGTCTTGTCATGCTGAACCTCAGATGCCTGGGCATTGTATTTGATCTTGATGAAACTCTCATAGTTGCAAATACAATGCGCTCATTTGAAGATAGAATTGATGCTTTGCAGCGGAAAATAAGCACTGAGGTGGACCCACAGCGCATTCTTGGTATGCTGTCAGAGGTCAAGAGGTATCAGGATGACAAGAACATTTTGAAGCAATATGTGGAAAATGATCAGGTTGTTGAAAATGGAAAGGTGATCAAAACACAGTCTGAGGTTGTTCCAGCCCTGTCTGACAACCATCAACCTATGGTTCGCCCCTTGATACGGTTGCAAGAGAAGAACATTATTTTGACTCGTATCAATCCGCAG ATTCGTGATACAAGTGTGCTTGTGAGGTTGAGACCTGCTTGGGAGGATCTGAGAAGCTACTTGACTGCAAGAGGGCGCAAGCGCTTTGAGGTTTATGTTTGCACAATGGCTGAAAGAGATTATGCTTTAGAAATGTGGAGGCTTTTGGATCCAGAGTCAAACTTGATAAACTCAAAAGAATTGCTAGATCGGATTGTGTGTGTCAAGTCTG GTTTAAGGAAGTCCTTGTTCAATGTCTTTCAAGATGGAATATGCCATCCTAAGATGGCATTGGTGATAGATGATCGCTTGAAAGTGTGGGATGAGAGGGATCAATCCCGTGTGCATGTTGTTCCTGCATTTGCTCCATACTATGCTCCTCAAGCTGAA GTAAATAATGCTGTTCCAGTGTTGTGCGTTGCCAGAAATGTTGCTTGCAATGTCAGAGGTGGTTTCTTCAA AGAATTTGATGAGGGCCTTCTGCAGAAGATACCTGAGGTTGCATATGAAGATGATACCAATAATATTCCTTCTCCTCCTGATGTGAGCAACTATTTAGTTTCAGAG GATGATGCTTCTGCCGTAAATGGAAATAGAGATCAACTTCCTTTTGATGGCATGGCAGATTCTGAGGTTGAAAGACAGCTAAAG gaagcaGTTTCAGCTTCTTCAGCAATCCTCTCAACAATTCCTTCAACAGTCAGTAGCTTAGATCCAAGGCTTCTTCAGTCTCTCCAGTACACAATAGCATCTTCTTCAAGCTCGATGCCAACATCACAACCGTCAATGCTGGCATCACAACAACCAATGCCAGCATTACAACCACCAAAGCCTCCATCACAACTATCAATGACGCCATTTCCCAACACACAGTTTCCTCAGGTGGCTCCATCAGTTAAACAATTGGGCCAGGTTGTCCCTCCAGAACCAAGCTTGCAAAGTTCTCCTGCTCGAGAAGAGGGTGAAGTACCCGAATCTGAATTAGATCCTGATACAAGGAGGCGGCTTCTTATATTACAACATGGGCATGATTCAAGAGACAATGCACCAAGTGAATCTCCATTTCCTGCAAGACCTTCAACACAAGTTTCAGCTCCACGTGTTCAATCTGTTGGAAGCTGGGTTCCAGTGGAGGAAGAGATGAGCCCAAGGCAACTGAACCGAACACCTAGAGAATTTCCTCTGGATTCAGATCCAATGAATATTGAAAAGCACCGACCTCACCATCCATCCTTTTTCCACAAGGTTGAGAGTAATATTCCGTCTGATAGGATGATTCATGAGAACCAAAGACTGCCAAAAGAG GCAACATATAGAGATGACCGGATGAAGCCAAACCATTCAACATCTAATTATCCTTCCTTCCAAG gGGAGGAGAGTCCATTGAGTAGATCATCCAGTAACAGGGATCTTGACTTGGAATCTGAACGAGCTTTTTCAAGCACAGAAACTCCAGTTGAAGTGTTACAGGAAATTGCGATGAAGTGTGGAACCAAG GTGGAATTCAGGCCTGCTTTGATTGCTACTAGTGATCTGCAGTTTTCCATTGAG ACTTGGTTTGTAGGAGAGAAAGTTGGTGAAGGAACTGGTAAAACAAGAAGGGAAGCCCAACGCCAGGCAGCTGAGGGTTCTATTAAGAAGTTAGCTG GCATGTATATGTCTCGTGTGAAGCCTGATTCTGGGCCCATGCTTGGGGATTCAAGTAGATATCCTAGTGCAAATGATAATGGTTCCTTGGGTGATATGAATTCTTTTGGGAACCAACCATTGCTGAAAGATGAGAACATTACATATTCAGCTACTTCAGAGCCATCCAGACTTCTGGATCAAAGGCTGGAAGGCTCTAAGAAATCAATGGGTTCTGTCACTGCACTCAAAGAATTT TGCATGACGGAGGGTCTTGGGGTAAATTTTCTGGCACAGACTCCACTTTCAACTAATTCAATACCGGGAGAGGAGGTACATGCACAG GTTGAAATAGATGGACAAGTTCTGGGGAAGGGTATTGGGTTGACATGGGATGAAGCTAAGATGCAG GCTGCTGAAAAGGCCCTTGGAAGTCTAAGAACAATGTTTGGTCAATACACACCGAAACGTCAGGGTTCCCCTAG GTTAATGCAAGGGATGCCAAATAAACGTCTAAAGCAAGAGTTCCCACGGGCTCTGCAGCGCATGCCCTCTTCTGCTAGATATCACAAGAATGCTCCTCCTGTTCCTTGA
- the LOC118047336 gene encoding wings apart-like protein 1 isoform X1, which yields MFVRTYGRRNRGGDDTVSDHNYSFSESQESPSNQDFFSSNFPFSSQESTSYSIDPDPYSFDENPIPSGVVRRKSKKARHSKSKSERPNGGKIGNSNVLTSSTTLMEAQEFGEMMEHVDEVNFSLDGLKKGQPLRIKRASLLSLLRVCGTQQQRRLLRTQGMAKTIIDAILSLSLDDSTSNLAAAALFYVLTSDGQDEHVLESPTSIHFLIRLLKPIISTATEDKARNIGSKLLSLRKESDILRDTSKLADSTSTAIAAKVQEILVNCKEMKSHCGDDSRMERPELSPKWIALLSMEKACLSKISFEDTSGMVRKTGGNFKEKLRELGGLDAVFEVIMNCHFVMKRWTEHHSPSIQEHDMHLSSLVLLLKCLKIMENATFLSKDNQTHLLGMRGNSDSHGHRLSFTKIIISVIKILSSLHLLKSSAAASSVGNRCSLSERSDHASDLVLIDDYRAVDSNGVISISSSSNNCNEARTSSEKSLNVSQNSIARLRLSASSSETATPFIGNTCQLKMRIHPSMSSSCSETLRSYESNGSRTIFGLVEKPNSRKDARSELLDDSQDPYTFDEDDFQPSKWDLLSGKQKISRTRNGRVNSREVENGYQYKLPSQEELSNGENWLQKSSNGEQYHSQKSSQCSVPDEEHSSLLSDCLLTAIKVLMNLTNDNPIGCQQIAVCGGLETMSTLIAGHFPSFSSSISLVGEMQEDDSSIEPDNQNDVHLTDQELDFLVAILGLLVNLVEKDGDNRSRLAATSVPLSILEGSEDESRKDVIPLLCSIFLANQGAGDAAGEGNVVSWNDEAAVLQGEKEAEKMIVEAYSALVLAFLSTESKSIRDSIADCLPNRNLVILVPVLERFVAFHLTLNMISPETHKAVTEVIESCRI from the exons ATGTTCGTTAGAACGTACGGTCGGCGAAACCGAGGGGGAGACGACACCGTGTCTGACCACAATTACTCCTTCAGTGAATCTCAAGAAAGCCCATCCAATCAAGATTTCTTCAGCAGTAACTTCCCTTTCTCATCTCAAGAATCCACCTCTTATTCTATCGATCCCGATCCCTACAGTTTCGACGAAAATCCCATCCCAAGCGGTGTCGTTCGAAGGAAATCGAAGAAGGCAAGGCATAGTAAGTCAAAATCTGAGAGACCCAATGGTGGAAAGATTGGGAATTCAAATGTCTTGACTAGTTCGACGACGTTAATGGAGGCGCAAGAGTTTGGGGAAATGATGGAGCATGTTGATGAGGTTAACTTTTCACTTGATGGGTTAAAGAAAGGACAGCCTTTAAGGATTAAGAGAGCTAGTTTGTTGTCTTTGTTAAGAGTTTGTGGGACTCAACAACAGAGACGGCTTTTGAGGACTCAAGG GATGGCCAAGACAATAATTGATGCTATTTTGAGCCTCAGCTTGGATGATTCAACAAGCAATCTGGCTGCTGCTGCACTCTTCTATGTTTTGACTAGTGAT GGTCAAGATGAACATGTTTTAGAGTCACCAACTTccattcattttcttattagaTTGTTAAAGCCCATCATTTCCACTGCTACTGAAGATAAGGCTCGAAATATAGGCAGCAAGCTTTTATCATTACGCAAGGAGTCTGACATCTTACGAGATACAAGTAAGCTGGCAGATTCTACCTCTACTGCCATTGCTGCCAAAGTTCAAGAAATTCTTGTTAATTGCAAGGAAATGAAGTCACATTGCGGTGATGATAGTAGAATGGAGAGGCCAGAATTGTCTCCAAAATGGATTGCATTGCTATCCATGGAGAAAGCTTGTTTATCTAAGATATCTTTTGAAG ATACATCTGGCATGGTAAGGAAGACAGGGGGCAACTTTAAGGAGAAGTTACGTGAGCTTGGAGGACTTGATGCTGTCTTTGAGGTCATCATGAATTGTCACTTTGTTATGAAG AGGTGGACAGAACATCATTCACCTTCCATTCAGGAACATGACATGCATCTGTCGAGCCTGGTGCTGCTTCTgaaatgtttgaaaattatggaAAATGCTACATTCTTAAGTAAAGATAACCAG ACTCATTTGCTTGGAATGAGGGGGAACTCAGATTCTCATGGGCATCGGCTATCTTTTACTAAAATCATTATAAGCGTCATCAAAATTCTATCCA GTCTTCATCTGCTCAAGAGTTCTGCTGCTGCTTCCAGTGTCGGAAACCGTTGTAGTCTTTCTGAAAGAAGTGATCATGCTTCTGATTTGGTCTTAATTGATGACTACAGAG cAGTAGACAGCAATGGAGTTATAAGCATCAGTTCTTCTTCGAATAACTGCAATGAAGCGAGGACCTCCTCTGAGAAAAGCTTAAATGTATCTCAGAATTCCATTGCCCGGTTGAGGCTTTCTGCCTCCAGTTCTGAAACTGCCACACCATTTATTGGAAATACTTGTCAACTGAAGATGAGAATACATCCTTCCATGTCCAGCTCATGTAGCGAGACATTGAGGAGTTATGAGAGCAATGGGTCAAGGACCATATTTGGCCTTGTTGAGAAACCTAATAGTAGGAAAGATGCCAGGAGTGAGCTCTTAGATGATAGCCAAGATCCATATACATTTGATGAAGATGATTTTCAGCCCTCAAAGTGGGACTTGCTCTCTGGGAAACAGAAAATCTCTCGAACTCGTAATGGTAGGGTAAACTCCAGAGAAGTTGAAAATGGGTATCAATATAAGCTACCGAGTCAGGAAGAATTAAGTAATGGTGAAAATTGGCTACAAAAATCAAGTAATGGTGAACAATATCATTCACAGAAAAGCTCTCAGTGCAGTGTTCCTGATGAAGAACATTCCAGCCTTCTGTCTGACTGTCTTCTTACTGCTATCAAG GTTCTAATGAATTTAACAAATGACAATCCTATTGGCTGTCAACAAATTGCTGTCTGTGGAGGGCTGGAGACTATGTCTACTCTGATTGCTGGCCACTTCCCCTCATTCAGCTCATCTATATCCCTTGTTGGTGAGATGCAAGAGGACGATTCAAGCATTGAACCTGACAATCAGAATGATGTTCATCTCACTGATCAAGAGTTGGATTTTCTTGTTGCTATATTGGGCCTACTTGTGAACTTGGTAGAAAAGGATGGGGATAACAG ATCAAGGCTCGCTGCAACAAGTGTTCCTCTGTCAATCTTGGAAGGGTCAGAAGATGAGAGTCGCAAGGATGTAATTCCACTACTGTGCTCCATCTTCCTAGCCAACCAAGGTGCAGGTGATGCAGCTGGAGAAGGAAATGTGGTGTCATGG AACGATGAGGCAGCTGTTTTACAAGGAGAGAAAGAAGCAGAAAAGATGATTGTCGAAGCTTATTCAGCACTGGTACTTGCATTCCTATCAACTGAAAG CAAGAGCATACGTGATTCCATTGCTGATTGCCTCCCAAATCGCAACCTGGTTATCCTTGTTCCTGTGCTGGAGAGATTtgtg gCCTTTCACTTGACATTAAACATGATATCACCGGAGACTCATAAAGCTGTGACCGAAGTGATCGAATCATGTAGAATCTGA
- the LOC118047335 gene encoding RNA polymerase II C-terminal domain phosphatase-like 1 isoform X1 codes for MYKSVVYKGDELLGEVEIYAQEQQQEEEENKNKKKRVIDEIVKEIRISHFSQASERCPPLAVLHTITSIGVCFKMEESTSSTTKISQQESPLHLLHSSCIQENKTAVMHLGGEELHLVAMPSRSNERQHPCFWGFSVAPGLYDSCLVMLNLRCLGIVFDLDETLIVANTMRSFEDRIDALQRKISTEVDPQRILGMLSEVKRYQDDKNILKQYVENDQVVENGKVIKTQSEVVPALSDNHQPMVRPLIRLQEKNIILTRINPQIRDTSVLVRLRPAWEDLRSYLTARGRKRFEVYVCTMAERDYALEMWRLLDPESNLINSKELLDRIVCVKSGLRKSLFNVFQDGICHPKMALVIDDRLKVWDERDQSRVHVVPAFAPYYAPQAEVNNAVPVLCVARNVACNVRGGFFKEFDEGLLQKIPEVAYEDDTNNIPSPPDVSNYLVSEDDASAVNGNRDQLPFDGMADSEVERQLKEAVSASSAILSTIPSTVSSLDPRLLQSLQYTIASSSSSMPTSQPSMLASQQPMPALQPPKPPSQLSMTPFPNTQFPQVAPSVKQLGQVVPPEPSLQSSPAREEGEVPESELDPDTRRRLLILQHGHDSRDNAPSESPFPARPSTQVSAPRVQSVGSWVPVEEEMSPRQLNRTPREFPLDSDPMNIEKHRPHHPSFFHKVESNIPSDRMIHENQRLPKEATYRDDRMKPNHSTSNYPSFQGEESPLSRSSSNRDLDLESERAFSSTETPVEVLQEIAMKCGTKVEFRPALIATSDLQFSIETWFVGEKVGEGTGKTRREAQRQAAEGSIKKLAGMYMSRVKPDSGPMLGDSSRYPSANDNGSLGDMNSFGNQPLLKDENITYSATSEPSRLLDQRLEGSKKSMGSVTALKEFCMTEGLGVNFLAQTPLSTNSIPGEEVHAQVEIDGQVLGKGIGLTWDEAKMQAAEKALGSLRTMFGQYTPKRQGSPRLMQGMPNKRLKQEFPRALQRMPSSARYHKNAPPVP; via the exons ATGTATAAATCAGTGGTGTATAAAGGAGATGAGTTACTGGGAGAAGTAGAAATATACGCACAAGAACAacagcaagaagaagaagagaacaagaacaagaagaagagagtGATTGATGAGATAGTGAAGGAAATCAGAATAAGCCATTTCTCACAAGCAAGTGAGAGATGTCCACCACTTGCAGTGCTTCATACAATTACATCTATTGGTGTTTGCTTCAAAATGGAAGAGTCAACTTCATCAACAACAAAGATCTCTCAACAAGAATCGCCGCTTCATCTTTTGCACTCCTCCTGTATCCAAGAAAACAAG ACTGCAGTAATGCATCTGGGAGGGGAGGAGCTCCATTTGGTTGCAATGCCCTCCAGGAGTAATGAAAGACAGCATCCATGTTTCTGGGGATTCAGTGTTGCACCAGGACTTTATGACTCTTGTCTTGTCATGCTGAACCTCAGATGCCTGGGCATTGTATTTGATCTTGATGAAACTCTCATAGTTGCAAATACAATGCGCTCATTTGAAGATAGAATTGATGCTTTGCAGCGGAAAATAAGCACTGAGGTGGACCCACAGCGCATTCTTGGTATGCTGTCAGAGGTCAAGAGGTATCAGGATGACAAGAACATTTTGAAGCAATATGTGGAAAATGATCAGGTTGTTGAAAATGGAAAGGTGATCAAAACACAGTCTGAGGTTGTTCCAGCCCTGTCTGACAACCATCAACCTATGGTTCGCCCCTTGATACGGTTGCAAGAGAAGAACATTATTTTGACTCGTATCAATCCGCAG ATTCGTGATACAAGTGTGCTTGTGAGGTTGAGACCTGCTTGGGAGGATCTGAGAAGCTACTTGACTGCAAGAGGGCGCAAGCGCTTTGAGGTTTATGTTTGCACAATGGCTGAAAGAGATTATGCTTTAGAAATGTGGAGGCTTTTGGATCCAGAGTCAAACTTGATAAACTCAAAAGAATTGCTAGATCGGATTGTGTGTGTCAAGTCTG GTTTAAGGAAGTCCTTGTTCAATGTCTTTCAAGATGGAATATGCCATCCTAAGATGGCATTGGTGATAGATGATCGCTTGAAAGTGTGGGATGAGAGGGATCAATCCCGTGTGCATGTTGTTCCTGCATTTGCTCCATACTATGCTCCTCAAGCTGAA GTAAATAATGCTGTTCCAGTGTTGTGCGTTGCCAGAAATGTTGCTTGCAATGTCAGAGGTGGTTTCTTCAA AGAATTTGATGAGGGCCTTCTGCAGAAGATACCTGAGGTTGCATATGAAGATGATACCAATAATATTCCTTCTCCTCCTGATGTGAGCAACTATTTAGTTTCAGAG GATGATGCTTCTGCCGTAAATGGAAATAGAGATCAACTTCCTTTTGATGGCATGGCAGATTCTGAGGTTGAAAGACAGCTAAAG gaagcaGTTTCAGCTTCTTCAGCAATCCTCTCAACAATTCCTTCAACAGTCAGTAGCTTAGATCCAAGGCTTCTTCAGTCTCTCCAGTACACAATAGCATCTTCTTCAAGCTCGATGCCAACATCACAACCGTCAATGCTGGCATCACAACAACCAATGCCAGCATTACAACCACCAAAGCCTCCATCACAACTATCAATGACGCCATTTCCCAACACACAGTTTCCTCAGGTGGCTCCATCAGTTAAACAATTGGGCCAGGTTGTCCCTCCAGAACCAAGCTTGCAAAGTTCTCCTGCTCGAGAAGAGGGTGAAGTACCCGAATCTGAATTAGATCCTGATACAAGGAGGCGGCTTCTTATATTACAACATGGGCATGATTCAAGAGACAATGCACCAAGTGAATCTCCATTTCCTGCAAGACCTTCAACACAAGTTTCAGCTCCACGTGTTCAATCTGTTGGAAGCTGGGTTCCAGTGGAGGAAGAGATGAGCCCAAGGCAACTGAACCGAACACCTAGAGAATTTCCTCTGGATTCAGATCCAATGAATATTGAAAAGCACCGACCTCACCATCCATCCTTTTTCCACAAGGTTGAGAGTAATATTCCGTCTGATAGGATGATTCATGAGAACCAAAGACTGCCAAAAGAG GCAACATATAGAGATGACCGGATGAAGCCAAACCATTCAACATCTAATTATCCTTCCTTCCAAG gGGAGGAGAGTCCATTGAGTAGATCATCCAGTAACAGGGATCTTGACTTGGAATCTGAACGAGCTTTTTCAAGCACAGAAACTCCAGTTGAAGTGTTACAGGAAATTGCGATGAAGTGTGGAACCAAG GTGGAATTCAGGCCTGCTTTGATTGCTACTAGTGATCTGCAGTTTTCCATTGAG ACTTGGTTTGTAGGAGAGAAAGTTGGTGAAGGAACTGGTAAAACAAGAAGGGAAGCCCAACGCCAGGCAGCTGAGGGTTCTATTAAGAAGTTAGCTG GCATGTATATGTCTCGTGTGAAGCCTGATTCTGGGCCCATGCTTGGGGATTCAAGTAGATATCCTAGTGCAAATGATAATGGTTCCTTGGGTGATATGAATTCTTTTGGGAACCAACCATTGCTGAAAGATGAGAACATTACATATTCAGCTACTTCAGAGCCATCCAGACTTCTGGATCAAAGGCTGGAAGGCTCTAAGAAATCAATGGGTTCTGTCACTGCACTCAAAGAATTT TGCATGACGGAGGGTCTTGGGGTAAATTTTCTGGCACAGACTCCACTTTCAACTAATTCAATACCGGGAGAGGAGGTACATGCACAG GTTGAAATAGATGGACAAGTTCTGGGGAAGGGTATTGGGTTGACATGGGATGAAGCTAAGATGCAG GCTGCTGAAAAGGCCCTTGGAAGTCTAAGAACAATGTTTGGTCAATACACACCGAAACGTCAGGGTTCCCCTAG GTTAATGCAAGGGATGCCAAATAAACGTCTAAAGCAAGAGTTCCCACGGGCTCTGCAGCGCATGCCCTCTTCTGCTAGATATCACAAGAATGCTCCTCCTGTTCCTTGA